From Bos mutus isolate GX-2022 chromosome 5, NWIPB_WYAK_1.1, whole genome shotgun sequence, one genomic window encodes:
- the NOL12 gene encoding nucleolar protein 12 isoform X1, with product MGRNKKKKRDGDDRRQRLILSFDEEKRREYLTGFHKRKVERKKAAIEEIKQRLKEEQKKLREERHQEYLKMLAEREEALEEADELDRLVTAKTESVQYDHPNHTVTVTTISDLDLSGARLLGLPTPEQGAGSGPEEEVSSMEKPTRALPRKSRDPLLSQRISSLTSSLHAHSRKKVKKKRLRRAQDTTKKPPSATRTSKTRRRRLTGKARHSGE from the exons ATGGGCCGCAACAAGAAGAAGAAGCGAGATGGTGACGACCGGCGGCAGCGGCTCATCCTGAGCTTCGACGAGGAGAAGCGGCG GGAGTACCTGACAGGCTTCCACAAGAGGAAGGTAGAGCGGAAGAAGGCAGCCATTGAGGAGATCAAGCAGCGGCTGAAGGAGGAGCAGAAGAAGCTCCGGGAAGAG CGCCACCAGGAATACTTGAAGATGctggcagagagagaggaggctCTGG AGGAGGCTGATGAGCTAGACCGGCTGGTGACAGCAAAGACAGAGTCGGTGCAGTACGACCACCCCAACCACACAGTCACCGTGACCACCATCAGCGACCTGGACCTCTCAGGGGCACGGCTGCTCGGCCTGCCCACGCCTGAG CAAGGGGCTGGGTCTGGGCCTGAGGAGGAGGTGTCATCCATGGAGAAGCCGACCAGAGCCTTACCCAGGAAGTCCAGGGACCCTCTGCTGTCCCAGCG GATCTCCTCTCTCACGTCCTCACTGCATGCACACAGTCGCAAGAAGGTCAAGAAGAAACGTCTTCGCCGGGCCCAGGACACCACCAAGAAGCCCCCGAGCGCCACTCGTACCAGCAAGACACGGCGCCGCCGGCTGACAGGCAAAGCCCGGCACAGCGGGGAGTGA
- the NOL12 gene encoding nucleolar protein 12 isoform X2, with translation MVLSTWEYLTGFHKRKVERKKAAIEEIKQRLKEEQKKLREERHQEYLKMLAEREEALEEADELDRLVTAKTESVQYDHPNHTVTVTTISDLDLSGARLLGLPTPEQGAGSGPEEEVSSMEKPTRALPRKSRDPLLSQRISSLTSSLHAHSRKKVKKKRLRRAQDTTKKPPSATRTSKTRRRRLTGKARHSGE, from the exons ATGGTGCTTAGCACATG GGAGTACCTGACAGGCTTCCACAAGAGGAAGGTAGAGCGGAAGAAGGCAGCCATTGAGGAGATCAAGCAGCGGCTGAAGGAGGAGCAGAAGAAGCTCCGGGAAGAG CGCCACCAGGAATACTTGAAGATGctggcagagagagaggaggctCTGG AGGAGGCTGATGAGCTAGACCGGCTGGTGACAGCAAAGACAGAGTCGGTGCAGTACGACCACCCCAACCACACAGTCACCGTGACCACCATCAGCGACCTGGACCTCTCAGGGGCACGGCTGCTCGGCCTGCCCACGCCTGAG CAAGGGGCTGGGTCTGGGCCTGAGGAGGAGGTGTCATCCATGGAGAAGCCGACCAGAGCCTTACCCAGGAAGTCCAGGGACCCTCTGCTGTCCCAGCG GATCTCCTCTCTCACGTCCTCACTGCATGCACACAGTCGCAAGAAGGTCAAGAAGAAACGTCTTCGCCGGGCCCAGGACACCACCAAGAAGCCCCCGAGCGCCACTCGTACCAGCAAGACACGGCGCCGCCGGCTGACAGGCAAAGCCCGGCACAGCGGGGAGTGA
- the LGALS1 gene encoding galectin-1, whose amino-acid sequence MACGLVASNLNLKPGECLRVRGEVAADAKSFLLNLGKDDNNLCLHFNPRFNAHGDVNTIVCNSKDAGAWGAEQRESAFPFQPGSVVEVCISFNQTDLTIKLPDGYEFKFPNRLNLEAINYLSAGGDFKIKCVAFE is encoded by the exons ATGGCTTGT GGTCTGGTCGCCAGCAACCTGAATCTCAAACCTGGGGAGTGCCTCAGAGTGCGGGGCGAGGTGGCCGCAGACGCCAAGAG CTTCTTGCTGAACCTGGGCAAAGACGACAACAACCTGTGCCTCCACTTCAACCCTCGTTTCAACGCGCATGGGGACGTCAACACCATCGTGTGTAACAGCAAGGACGCTGGGGCCTGGGGGGCCGAGCAGAGGGAATCTGCCTTCCCCTTCCAGCCTGGAAGTGTCGTGGAG GTATGCATCTCCTTCAACCAGACGGACCTAACCATCAAGCTGCCTGATGGATACGAATTCAAGTTCCCCAACCGCCTCAACCTGGAGGCCATCAACTACCTGTCTGCAGGTGGTGACTTCAAGATCAAGTGTGTGGCCTTTGAGTGA